In Brachypodium distachyon strain Bd21 chromosome 2, Brachypodium_distachyon_v3.0, whole genome shotgun sequence, one genomic interval encodes:
- the LOC100843036 gene encoding uncharacterized protein LOC100843036 isoform X1: MVVSFKLSRRGRRFYPPPPSSTSPAAAADDDPPPPVGPPLPPPPPPRDAAAAGPGLGGGSSADRWVLQDGNGTDSVDLDLEPSFALNLFPDGYSIGELDKGMFLFLIGDDPEKKPYNKAAKALLSDIEYGCLPHDILHGISCKFRNGTVLCEVRDYRTFLSKGDDSSEYDFPKMNRVALKLGTECAIKDLSLIADSSWTYHDQLIAESTIINALQPRLNLDPTPCIEKLYNSAVKKIDLGLNKGRQQTRATSLLNTSINHPEKCKRKEWDACDGAALCIDNSDIEILPIGIYSSPVNCPSSPQVNNAKSTVMSDPENTAQRSSTVMNSPALCGRIQGASSSTARGNFLQSHEHRVEVAAVQVDHRNEQSLRETVLSQKRKESSSLPCERKTSNKSPRLSSRSSSGHFEKSIGTLNKEGLKLGSPKELPVEVKVGHIIGNKDMIVHPQKPFSVISTSHPLASLDKKNPCLEKSSEKQGSQEELPVEVKVHQIMGEKDMAGYEQKPISMIPTNHPLPSLNRNNPCLEKATEKAKLGSQQELQAEVKIDQKIGKKDMGGQKNEPFSVLPTNRLRPSLDINSLRAEKISEKVHSSASSQIRMNEIHLVSIVDLENHGVVELGGGATTSVTSCSASSRKAASEPHKASKEPQPTGSERKVSGTCTISLNEQTDFEEKRQKKADIQVTRPCKDGNSVEPGVTDGASSQLGISPDIELCIEHPLCTMEPDIEKILSEVIVTTQRCCFVQLLYLEFPFQVGPFFLKLMRQIQKLFQSMFTCLVHYSLCRHGLNGNAAKIDDMEKMRQLSSCSPSHLFRYGSAQGSSDAREEITSCYRTGRPKSIRNVRRFVFHRVQYFCKGIVDESHYILCLLESESLDDHQITVETIFGHEHIHIATLPTYDQANKFVDQFILLMKRDGYTLCNAPVCIGFSDLRQQSEDNSHLSYLSGEYPQYQGFSPCVAKSVVINESKDTGFTFQKRPPDEHANHLQQGNQQWGLPGAHANVLQQGLQQWGLPDVHANVVQQGSQQWGLPDVHPNAPQQGSQQWGLQDVHPNAPQQGSQQWGPPDVRPNAPPQGSQQRGPPDVCPNAPQQGTQQWGLPDVHPNVPCQGSQQSWLPDVHANVMHQGSQQWRWLANVYANVMHQGSSQQWGQPNVHANVMHQGISHQWGLPGVHANVVHQGNQQWSLPDMHANALHQGQGCSQQWAPPVQSQTLARANAFQHLNPSHPVEQQCNSRVLQDQRLSFATGAYSMGQGQHLHVQPSQEVGMGMDQHFQRRHLIPGFCERYATSTGNYGQWHQAPPQLDGRMQQWALQDFGRLISSLPPMHAGRSMMSSAPQQHPAGGPQMSLSATGSGYGSLTSTQFHHSLAPPGYQHPSHGIC, translated from the exons atGGTGGTCTCCTTCAAGCTCTCCCGCCGCGGCCGACGCTTCtacccgccgcctccgtcctccacctcacccgccgccgccgccgacgacgacccgcctcctcccgtcgGACCGCCcttgccgcctccgcctccgccgcgtgAT GCCGCTGCGGCGGGGCCGGGGCTTGgtggcggcagcagcgccgACCGGTGGGTCCTGCAGGACGGGAATGGGACCGATTCTGTTGATTTAG ACCTCGAGCCGTCCTTTGCGCTGAATCTGTTCCCGGATGGATACTCAATTGGCGAGCTTGATAAG ggcatgtttttgtttctgaTTGGCGATGATCCAGAGAAGAAGCCGTACAATAAGGCAGCTAAAGCTTTGCTTTCT GATATCGAGTACGGCTGCTTGCCTCATGATATCTTGCATGGTATATCCTGCAAATTCCGAAATGGAACCGTTCTTTGCGAG GTGCGGGACTACCGGACCTTTTTGTCTAAAGGTGATGATTCTTCAGAATACGACTTCCCCAAAATGAACAGAGTTGCTCTCAAATTGGGCACTGAATGTGCTATCAAAGATCTGTCTTTGATTGCAGATTCTTCCTGGACTTATCATGACCAGTTG ATTGCCGAGTCGACCATCATCAATGCCTTGCAACCCAGGCTTAATTTGGATCCTACACCATGCATTGAAAAGCTTTACAACTCAGCTGTTAAGAAG ATTGATTTAGGTCTAAATAAAGGAAGGCAGCAAACCAGAGCAACCTCTCTTCTCAATACGTCTATCAATCATCCTGAAAAATGCAAGCGCAAGGAATGGGATGCTTGTGATGGTGCAGCATTATGCATTGATAATTCAGATATAGAAATCTTGCCAATTGGAATATACAGCTCACCGGTGAACTGTCCGTCCTCTCCTCAAGTTAACAATGCAAAATCAACCGTAATGTCTGATCCTGAAAATACTGCTCAACGCTCTTCAACCGTTATGAACAGTCCTGCCCTATGTGGTAGAATACAAGGCGCATCAAGTAGTACTGCTCGTGGTAATTTTCTTCAGAGTCATGAACATAGAGTGGAGGTAGCAGCTGTACAGGTTGATCATAGAAATGAACAATCACTAAGGGAGACAGTTCTATCACAAAAGAGAAAGGAGTCCTCGAGTCTTCCATGCGAAAGGAAGACTTCAAACAAAAGCCCAAGGTTGAGTTCCCGAAGTTCCAGTGGCCATTTTGAAAAGTCAATTGGGACTTTAAATAAAGAAGGGCTTAAGCTGGGATCTCCAAAAGAACTGCCGGTTGAGGTCAAGGTAGGTCATATAATAGGCAACAAGGACATGATAGTACATCCACAGAAGCCCTTCTCAGTGATCTCAACCAGTCATCCACTTGCTTCcttggacaaaaaaaatccatgttTAGAAAAATCCTCTGAAAAGCAGGGATCTCAAGAAGAACTGCCAGTTGAGGTTAAGGTACATCAGATAATGGGCGAAAAGGATATGGCAGGGTATGAACAGAAGCCCATCTCAATGATCCCAACAAATCATCCACTTCCTTCCTTGAACAGAAATAATCCATGTTTAGAAAAAGCAACTGAAAAGGCTAAGCTGGGATCTCAACAAGAACTGCAAGCTGAGGTCAAGATAGATCAGAAAATAGGCAAAAAGGACATGGGAGGACAGAAAAATGAGCCCTTCTCAGTGCTACCAACCAATCGTCTGCGCCCTTCCTTGGACATAAATAGTCTGCGTGCAGAAAAAATCTCTGAAAAGGTTCACTCTTCGGCGTCGTCGCAGATAAGGATGAATGAAATACATCTGGTCTCAATTGTAGATCTGGAAAATCATGGTGTGGTGGAGCTCGGAGGTGGTGCAACAACTTCTGTAACCTCGTGCAGTGCAAGTTCTAGAAAGGCAGCTAGCGAACCTCACAAAGCTTCTAAAGAACCCCAACCTACTGGTTCAGAGCGAAAAGTCTCAGGAACTTGTACCATTTCTCTGAACGAGCAAACCGATTTCGAAGAGAAAAGGCAGAAAAAGGCTGATATTCAGGTCACGCGACCATGCAAGGATGGAAACTCAGTAGAGCCAGGTGTTACTGATGGTGCTAGCAGTCAGTTGGGTATTTCTCCAGATATTGAGTTGTGTATTGAACATCCTTTATGTACTATGGAACCTGATATTGAAAAAATTCTATCAGAGGTCATTGTGACCACCCAGAGGTGTTGCTTTGTACAACTTCTCTATCTGGAGTTTCCATTTCAAGTTGGGCCTTTTTTCTTAAAATTGATGCGACAAATACAGAAGCTCTTTCAAAGCATGTTTACTTGCCTTGTTCATTATTCTTTATGTAGGCATGGACTAAATGGAAATGCTGCTAAAATTGATGACATGGAAAAAATGAGGCAGTTATCTTCCTGCTCACCATCCCATCTCTTTCGGTATGGAAGTGCTCAGGGAAGTTCAGATGCGCGGGAAGAGATCACTTCATGCTATCGGACTGGGAGACCTAAAAGTATTCGGAATGTTAGAAGATTTGTTTTTCATCGCGTACAGTATTTCTGTAAAG GTATAGTTGATGAATCTCACTACATACTTTGCCTTCTTGAGTCTGAATCACTGGATGATCATCAAATAACTGTTGAAACGATATTTGGGCATGAGCATATTCACATTGCTACTCTTCCCACTTAT GATCAGGCAAACAAGTTCGTGGATCAGTTCATTCTTCTG ATGAAACGGGATGGCTACACACTATGCAATGCTCCGGTCTGTATTGGATTCTCTGACCTCAGACAG CAATCTGAAGATAACTCTCACCTCAGCTATCTGTCTGGAGAATATCCACAATACCAAGGATTCTCGCCTTGTGTTGCCAAAAGCGTTGTGATTAATGAAAGCAAGGATACAGGTTTTACCTTCCAGAAGAGGCCGCCAGATGAACATGCAAATCATCTGCAGCAAGGTAATCAGCAGTGGGGGCTTCCAGGTGCACACGCAAATGTTCTGCAGCAAGGACTTCAACAGTGGGGACTGCCAGATGTACACGCAAATGTTGTGCAGCAAGGGAGTCAGCAGTGGGGACTGCCGGATGTGCATCCAAATGCTCCACAGCAAGGGAGTCAGCAGTGGGGACTGCAAGATGTGCATCCAAATGCTCCACAGCAAGGTAGTCAGCAGTGGGGACCGCCAGATGTGCGTCCAAATGCTCCACCGCAAGGGAGTCAGCAGCGGGGACCGCCAGATGTGTGTCCAAATGCTCCACAGCAAGGGACTCAGCAATGGGGACTGCCAGATGTGCATCCAAATGTTCCGTGTCAAGGGAGTCAGCAGTCGTGGCTGCCAGATGTGCATGCAAATGTCATGCACCAAGGGAGTCAGCAGTGGCGCTGGCTGGCAAATGTATATGCAAATGTTATGCACCAAGGGAGTAGTCAGCAGTGGGGGCAGCCAAATGTACATGCAAATGTTATGCACCAAGGTATTAGTCATCAATGGGGGCTGCCAGGTGTGCATGCAAATGTTGTGCACCAAGGCAATCAGCAGTGGAGCCTGCCAGATATGCATGCAAATGCTCTGCACCAAGGGCAAGGGTGTAGTCAGCAGTGGGCACCGCCAGTGCAATCCCAAACCTTGGCTAGAGCCAACGCATTCCAGCACTTGAATCCCAGCCATCCAGTTGAGCAGCAATGCAACAGCAGAGTCCTCCAAGATCAGAGGTTATCATTTGCAACTGGAGCCTACTCAATGGGCCAGGGCCAGCATCTACATGTTCAGCCATCTCAGGAAGTCGGCATGGGCATGGACCAGCACTTCCAACGCAGACATCTCATACCAGGGTTTTGCGAGAGATATGCTACAAGCACGGGCAACTACGGCCAGTGGCACCAGGCTCCTCCTCAGCTCGATGGCAGGATGCAGCAATGGGCTCTCCAGGATTTTGGCAGGCTGATCAGTAGCTTACCTCCAATGCATGCTGGGAGGAGCATgatgtcgtcggcgccgcagCAGCATCCGGCTGGAGGTCCTCAGATGAGCTTGTCGGCCACCGGTTCCGGTTATGGCAGCCTCACAAGCACACAATTCCATCATTCCTTGGCACCTCCCGGTTACCAGCACCCATCGCATGGGATATGCTGA